One region of Halohasta litchfieldiae genomic DNA includes:
- a CDS encoding multicopper oxidase domain-containing protein → MSQENGDDTDASSPDGAIEDHSLFNSAETSRRDFLSISGTVAAGTALSTGAAATEDATEREEVPEEPDEAGQVRHFDAHAIDVDIVYNRYGLHQPVGVMYALEEDRKEIKKLSGKRPCGNTVVFEDDDEDDEFFCEEIPEDKRADGDTRLIQPLTLRAEKGDIIEIEFHNDLDRAASMHMTSLPYEVDDSDGMHVGFNPDTTVEPGESITYRWYASNLGGHFFLDGANQAYDSADDPPQEANLLSRGLFGSVIVHPQGTEWTDPFTGDEEQGRVQADIHLPDDLSEEAMQAGNVPGLSYRQFVIYYHTPEGMRTADGDELTFPDSDEDQTTHAINYRADPTGNRIPDGSDPEIRENFYNSWLNGDPGGGDNVYPVYVGDPVNVLPMGASVEENHVHHLHGHRWKETPPDISSGTVDSQTVGLGAVYESPLSVASGTSTEGINDFTTVRPNLEFEDSFAVGAGGAHRSTGDVLFHCHLFPHYGEGMWGIMRVLDKERKGFQTLPNNKPPIPLDSDVPGYPEFIPGKFGNTPPFPPYGAAGKEEFRDPTDDEQAALGDDIIPGAPYTDPCDPDVEAEIEGEKREYTIVALPADVVYNDAGHHDPNGIVYVLEENAELVKKGKLNPEPLVIRANVGDCVDITFKNEVTEENIAAIPADRFPEGGEDGNPDSVPIEAGGKSNHIHFVSYDLLGSDSLASGFNYRQDAKSGEKAFYRWFADEEGTIFFHDHITGIEDVMHGSFASLVVEPPKSRWLDPFSGDEIDSGTQAIIEVPDGTDYREFCVAYHDFAQLVDRDGELVNRNEAEHNENAGVMAINYRNTPYYIRDDCDPAYVHSSFVHGDPSTPTFEAYEDDPVRFRLWHGGYEEQHNFTINGRRFDPEGQDPEDAVTQVIGTSEAFALDLLEEPDSIGEGTFIEELDENPAGLPIKDYLYGSRVVDDLWNGMWGLFREFGGEVDHLEPLPDRKAPNETISRKQLKEMGHPAPWSEFNWSETGQLARLLYADKKEERQEFPADKEARQNDAITGDPPELAPSPGRPCPKDADRLQFNVTAFDTEIEYNEYGDVDPYGIAYAMDEDVEAICDGDAPLEPLLLRATQNDCIDLTLTNDIDFDDLDNDHPHPEMQGPDEDWDRSKRISLHPKQVRYNVLGSDGTTVGFNWDQTIGPGEEITYRWYVNEVSVSSVLQDFADIRSNRHHGAYGRLVIEEEGVEFLDPITCEPAPNGRAHSVMKKMPDGDDFRDFSLAFADGQFIINEDDPDNCVVPPGPDIEDSDDPCNQLGDPEDHGYPAINYRSEPFSRRFERADDNPANVYASNIHGDPNTPVLRALLGDPVTFRIHLCADKADGLAFHLAEHQWDRLRGEADSKLVGVDDQISVTKTDRVEPVGGAGGLAESTGDFIYQETRERRKLEGGSWGIFRVEDDRTKFPKEIHPLPDRSKTVPIEHRPNWITMAGNLTGGTKTDLVVIVPDSVRTTDDASGLYLFEDLDSRDDVTDLAAADYSALVEDDDDELVVKLDSGSVAAAKRLRKLLRNAELSVVGAPNDYCADPDELAHLKAVKMTGNRTDANAEKVDLSVDAVDVGADSLKITWGDSSTLTVTEYDTLTE, encoded by the coding sequence ATGTCGCAGGAAAACGGCGACGATACTGATGCATCATCACCCGATGGCGCGATTGAAGATCACTCCCTGTTCAACTCGGCTGAAACGTCTCGGCGGGATTTCCTATCGATAAGTGGGACGGTCGCAGCGGGGACAGCACTCTCGACCGGAGCTGCGGCCACAGAGGACGCTACCGAACGTGAGGAGGTCCCCGAGGAACCCGATGAAGCTGGACAGGTTCGGCATTTCGATGCCCATGCAATCGACGTCGACATCGTCTACAACCGGTACGGCCTCCACCAGCCGGTCGGCGTCATGTACGCGCTCGAAGAGGATAGAAAGGAGATCAAAAAGCTCTCCGGAAAGCGACCCTGCGGGAACACGGTCGTCTTCGAGGACGACGACGAAGACGACGAGTTCTTTTGCGAAGAGATCCCCGAGGACAAACGCGCCGACGGCGATACGCGACTGATCCAGCCGCTCACACTTCGTGCCGAGAAGGGCGATATCATCGAGATCGAGTTCCACAACGACCTCGACCGAGCGGCCTCGATGCATATGACCTCGCTGCCGTACGAGGTCGACGACAGCGACGGGATGCATGTCGGGTTCAACCCGGATACGACCGTCGAGCCCGGCGAATCGATCACGTACCGGTGGTACGCCTCGAACCTGGGTGGTCACTTCTTCCTCGATGGGGCGAACCAGGCCTACGACAGCGCCGACGATCCGCCACAGGAGGCCAACCTGCTGTCGCGGGGACTGTTCGGCTCGGTCATCGTCCACCCACAGGGCACCGAGTGGACCGACCCCTTCACCGGTGACGAAGAACAGGGTCGGGTTCAGGCGGACATCCACCTGCCGGATGATCTCAGCGAGGAGGCCATGCAAGCGGGTAATGTACCCGGACTCAGCTACCGACAGTTCGTCATTTATTATCACACCCCTGAAGGAATGCGAACCGCTGACGGCGATGAGTTGACGTTCCCCGACAGCGACGAGGACCAGACGACTCACGCGATCAACTACCGTGCGGACCCGACCGGGAACCGGATACCCGACGGGAGCGACCCGGAGATCAGAGAGAACTTCTACAACTCGTGGCTCAACGGCGACCCCGGCGGCGGTGACAACGTGTATCCGGTGTACGTCGGCGATCCGGTGAACGTGCTGCCGATGGGGGCGTCGGTCGAAGAAAACCACGTCCACCACCTCCACGGCCATCGCTGGAAAGAGACGCCGCCGGACATTTCTTCAGGTACCGTCGACTCCCAGACGGTCGGCCTCGGGGCGGTCTACGAGAGCCCGCTCAGCGTTGCCTCAGGGACGTCGACAGAAGGTATCAACGATTTCACGACCGTGCGTCCGAATCTGGAGTTCGAGGACTCCTTTGCGGTTGGTGCGGGTGGCGCACACCGGTCGACGGGTGATGTACTGTTCCACTGCCACCTCTTCCCCCACTACGGCGAGGGAATGTGGGGAATCATGCGCGTACTTGACAAGGAGCGAAAGGGATTCCAGACGCTGCCGAACAACAAGCCGCCGATTCCGCTCGATTCGGACGTGCCCGGCTACCCCGAGTTCATTCCCGGCAAGTTCGGTAACACACCGCCGTTCCCACCGTACGGTGCGGCCGGAAAGGAGGAGTTCCGTGATCCGACCGACGACGAGCAGGCCGCCCTCGGCGACGATATCATCCCCGGTGCGCCGTACACAGATCCCTGTGATCCCGACGTCGAAGCCGAGATCGAGGGCGAGAAACGTGAGTACACCATCGTCGCCCTTCCCGCCGATGTCGTCTACAACGACGCCGGACACCACGATCCGAACGGAATCGTCTACGTGCTCGAAGAGAACGCCGAACTAGTCAAAAAGGGGAAGTTGAATCCCGAACCGCTGGTCATCCGCGCCAACGTCGGCGACTGCGTCGACATTACATTTAAAAACGAGGTCACCGAGGAAAACATCGCGGCGATCCCCGCCGACCGCTTCCCGGAGGGCGGCGAGGACGGCAACCCCGACAGTGTTCCCATCGAGGCCGGTGGGAAATCCAACCACATCCATTTCGTCTCCTATGATCTTCTGGGCTCGGACTCACTGGCGTCTGGATTCAACTACCGTCAGGACGCCAAATCAGGCGAAAAGGCCTTTTATCGATGGTTTGCCGACGAGGAGGGGACGATCTTTTTCCACGATCACATCACCGGCATCGAAGACGTGATGCACGGCTCGTTCGCCTCGCTCGTGGTTGAGCCGCCCAAATCACGCTGGCTCGATCCGTTCAGCGGTGACGAGATCGACAGCGGTACCCAAGCGATCATCGAGGTGCCCGACGGCACCGACTACCGGGAGTTCTGTGTGGCTTACCACGATTTCGCACAGCTGGTCGACCGCGACGGCGAGCTGGTCAACCGAAACGAGGCCGAACACAACGAGAACGCGGGGGTAATGGCGATCAACTACCGGAACACGCCCTACTACATCCGCGACGACTGTGATCCGGCTTACGTTCACTCCTCGTTCGTCCACGGCGATCCGTCGACGCCCACTTTCGAGGCCTACGAGGACGATCCGGTTCGCTTCCGGCTGTGGCATGGGGGCTACGAGGAACAACACAACTTCACGATCAACGGTCGACGGTTCGATCCGGAGGGACAGGACCCCGAAGACGCCGTCACGCAGGTCATCGGCACCTCGGAAGCCTTCGCACTCGATCTTCTGGAGGAACCCGACTCAATCGGTGAGGGGACGTTCATCGAGGAACTCGACGAGAACCCCGCTGGCCTCCCGATCAAGGACTATCTGTATGGATCACGGGTCGTCGACGATCTCTGGAACGGGATGTGGGGACTGTTTCGAGAGTTCGGCGGGGAAGTCGACCACCTCGAACCGTTGCCGGACCGGAAGGCCCCGAACGAGACGATCAGTCGCAAGCAGCTCAAAGAGATGGGGCATCCGGCTCCGTGGAGCGAGTTCAATTGGTCGGAGACGGGCCAACTCGCACGGCTTCTCTACGCGGACAAAAAAGAGGAGCGACAGGAGTTCCCCGCCGACAAAGAGGCCCGGCAGAACGACGCCATTACCGGCGATCCACCGGAGCTCGCCCCGTCGCCGGGCAGACCGTGTCCGAAAGATGCGGATCGTCTACAGTTCAATGTGACGGCGTTCGATACCGAGATCGAGTACAACGAGTACGGCGACGTCGACCCCTACGGCATCGCGTATGCGATGGACGAGGACGTCGAGGCGATCTGCGACGGCGACGCACCGCTCGAACCGCTGCTGTTGCGCGCGACACAGAACGACTGCATCGACCTCACGCTGACCAACGATATCGACTTCGACGATCTCGACAACGACCATCCACATCCCGAGATGCAGGGTCCCGACGAGGACTGGGATCGCTCGAAGCGGATCTCGCTACATCCCAAACAGGTCCGGTACAACGTTCTCGGCTCCGACGGAACGACCGTCGGCTTCAACTGGGATCAGACGATCGGGCCCGGCGAAGAGATCACCTACCGCTGGTACGTCAACGAGGTTTCGGTTTCGTCGGTGCTTCAGGACTTCGCGGACATCAGAAGCAACCGCCACCACGGAGCCTACGGTCGACTGGTCATCGAAGAGGAGGGCGTCGAGTTCCTCGATCCGATCACCTGCGAGCCAGCACCGAACGGTCGGGCGCACTCGGTGATGAAGAAGATGCCCGATGGCGACGATTTCCGGGATTTCTCGCTGGCGTTTGCGGACGGACAGTTCATCATCAACGAGGACGATCCCGACAACTGTGTGGTGCCACCGGGACCGGATATCGAAGATTCCGACGACCCCTGCAATCAGTTGGGCGATCCCGAAGACCACGGCTATCCGGCGATCAACTACCGCTCGGAGCCCTTCAGTCGCCGGTTCGAGCGGGCCGACGACAATCCGGCGAACGTGTACGCCTCGAATATCCACGGCGATCCGAACACCCCGGTGCTCCGTGCGCTGCTCGGCGATCCCGTGACGTTCCGGATCCATCTCTGTGCTGACAAAGCCGATGGACTCGCGTTCCATCTCGCTGAGCACCAGTGGGACCGACTTCGAGGCGAGGCCGACTCCAAACTCGTCGGTGTCGACGATCAGATCAGCGTCACCAAGACCGACCGGGTCGAACCCGTCGGCGGTGCGGGCGGACTCGCCGAGAGTACCGGCGACTTCATTTATCAGGAGACACGCGAGCGGCGGAAACTCGAAGGCGGCTCGTGGGGCATCTTCCGGGTCGAAGACGACCGCACGAAGTTCCCCAAGGAGATCCATCCGCTGCCGGATCGCTCGAAGACGGTCCCAATCGAACACCGTCCGAACTGGATCACGATGGCGGGGAATCTGACGGGAGGCACCAAAACGGATCTCGTCGTGATCGTCCCTGACAGCGTTCGCACCACCGACGATGCGAGCGGGCTCTATCTGTTCGAAGATCTCGATTCGAGGGATGACGTGACTGATCTCGCGGCGGCCGACTACAGTGCCCTCGTGGAGGACGACGATGACGAACTGGTCGTGAAACTAGATTCGGGGTCGGTCGCCGCGGCGAAACGACTCCGGAAGCTGCTCCGGAACGCGGAGCTCTCGGTCGTCGGCGCGCCAAACGACTACTGCGCCGATCCCGACGAGTTGGCCCACCTAAAAGCAGTGAAAATGACCGGCAACCGCACCGATGCGAACGCCGAGAAAGTCGACCTCTCGGTCGACGCTGTCGACGTCGGTGCCGATTCGCTGAAAATCACGTGGGGAGACAGCTCAACGCTCACAGTGACCGAATACGACACACTCACCGAGTAA
- a CDS encoding DUF5822 domain-containing protein has translation MADLVETTDPDGVDFGWVMQTTFVVTIIVGAPIVAGLSILVELPSWGARLSFAVRVGAPIWFLTAVSVFLYAKYKLEDDKKAEQSTDSA, from the coding sequence GTGGCAGATCTCGTCGAAACTACCGATCCTGATGGCGTCGACTTCGGCTGGGTGATGCAGACGACGTTCGTCGTCACCATCATCGTCGGCGCACCAATCGTTGCCGGGCTCTCGATCCTCGTCGAACTCCCGTCGTGGGGAGCCCGTCTCAGCTTCGCGGTGCGGGTCGGCGCGCCGATCTGGTTTCTGACCGCAGTTTCGGTCTTTCTGTACGCGAAATACAAACTCGAAGACGACAAAAAGGCCGAGCAGAGCACGGATTCGGCCTAA
- a CDS encoding sensor histidine kinase: MPLQYPLYSISFAVAVVLVVAAATQAWQLREEPGGRPLVVTLLGMGFWACCEFVVTVVPGTPLSVAFMKLWFAGITVVIASLFVFVLAYTGYDQYVTRRTIGGLAIWPLIFNAIVWIRPDLVWETFVANPATGSGWETTYGIAFGLHIGYSYLLVAVSTFLLVWFVFTSQFLYQKQAAALLAGIVAPWLTDIAFITRTISYNLTAVGFAITGVSLTWGIQRTKFMDVAPIARNAVVETLNSAVFVTDRENRLVDANQRGLELLDLSDADIGRPLAELIKSVPSVAEQFHAVATATDHQRMRMELNGHHYQIELTPLYDDREYLVGRVFLVHDITDQHHQQAQLKQQNKQLDQFASVVSHDLRNPLNVASGYVGLARKTGDPAHFDRIQESHQRMEQLIDELLTLARLDAAAVDTTTVDLASCVTTAWQHVETGDAELTVDAEIHIEANRQHVLQLLENLIRNAVEHSRPRDGDAVSRDDENSQREFSNHSTGTQNSEGSDEAVEHCSTENGGDTDDGGLEITISVREAETDGPVQLVVSDTGPGIPPADRESVLEEGYTTGDGTGLGLAIVTRIADVHGWGVSVEAADTGGAAFVFDDVDQSTPAES, encoded by the coding sequence ATGCCGCTGCAGTATCCGCTCTACTCGATCTCGTTCGCAGTTGCGGTTGTGTTGGTGGTGGCGGCGGCGACCCAGGCGTGGCAGCTCCGCGAGGAGCCGGGTGGTCGACCGCTCGTCGTGACACTGCTCGGGATGGGGTTTTGGGCCTGTTGTGAGTTCGTTGTGACAGTCGTGCCGGGCACACCTCTGTCGGTTGCCTTCATGAAACTGTGGTTCGCCGGAATTACGGTCGTTATTGCGAGCCTGTTCGTCTTCGTGCTCGCGTACACGGGGTACGACCAGTACGTTACGCGCCGGACAATTGGTGGGCTGGCGATCTGGCCACTCATTTTCAACGCCATCGTCTGGATTCGACCCGATCTCGTCTGGGAGACGTTCGTGGCGAATCCGGCCACTGGATCGGGGTGGGAGACGACCTACGGCATCGCCTTCGGTCTCCATATCGGCTACTCGTATCTCTTGGTCGCGGTGTCGACGTTCCTGTTGGTTTGGTTCGTCTTCACCAGCCAGTTCCTCTATCAGAAACAGGCCGCCGCGCTGCTCGCGGGAATTGTCGCCCCGTGGCTCACGGATATTGCCTTTATTACCCGGACGATTTCGTACAATCTGACGGCTGTCGGCTTCGCTATCACCGGCGTTTCGCTGACGTGGGGCATCCAGCGAACGAAGTTCATGGACGTCGCACCGATTGCGCGAAATGCGGTCGTCGAAACGCTGAACAGTGCCGTGTTCGTCACCGACCGCGAGAACCGACTCGTCGACGCCAATCAGCGGGGACTCGAACTCCTGGATCTCTCCGATGCCGACATCGGTCGACCGCTCGCGGAGCTGATCAAATCGGTGCCGAGCGTCGCCGAGCAGTTCCATGCCGTGGCCACGGCGACCGACCACCAGCGCATGCGAATGGAGCTCAACGGCCACCACTACCAGATCGAACTCACACCACTGTACGACGACCGTGAGTATCTCGTGGGTCGCGTCTTTCTCGTCCACGACATCACCGACCAACACCACCAGCAGGCACAGCTCAAACAGCAGAACAAGCAGCTTGATCAGTTCGCCTCGGTCGTGAGCCACGACCTCCGGAACCCCCTCAACGTCGCCTCGGGCTACGTCGGACTGGCCCGCAAGACCGGTGATCCGGCGCATTTCGACCGAATCCAGGAGTCCCACCAGCGCATGGAACAACTGATCGACGAACTGCTGACGCTGGCCCGGCTCGATGCGGCCGCCGTCGACACCACAACGGTCGACCTCGCGTCGTGTGTCACAACGGCCTGGCAACACGTCGAAACCGGCGACGCCGAACTCACGGTCGACGCTGAGATCCACATTGAGGCCAACCGACAGCACGTGCTGCAACTCCTAGAGAACCTCATTCGAAACGCTGTCGAGCATAGTCGTCCGAGAGACGGCGACGCCGTCTCTCGTGATGACGAAAATTCCCAGCGGGAATTTTCGAACCATTCGACAGGCACCCAGAACTCGGAGGGTTCTGATGAGGCCGTGGAACACTGCTCCACTGAGAACGGGGGCGACACCGACGATGGTGGGTTGGAGATCACGATCTCGGTGAGAGAGGCCGAAACCGACGGGCCGGTGCAACTCGTCGTCAGCGATACCGGTCCCGGCATTCCGCCCGCCGACCGCGAGTCGGTGCTCGAAGAAGGGTATACGACCGGCGACGGAACCGGGCTGGGACTGGCTATCGTCACGCGAATCGCGGATGTCCACGGCTGGGGTGTGAGCGTCGAGGCCGCCGACACAGGAGGTGCGGCATTCGTTTTCGATGACGTCGACCAGTCGACACCAGCCGAATCGTAG
- a CDS encoding DUF7127 family protein, with translation MNEPQAAGHDDRFVRRYEYDDHSLLAVDLPVDDEQVDVDVVGSTAILVIDHGDRLTETEFELPGTDPNVELNNGVLEITVNK, from the coding sequence ATGAATGAACCACAGGCAGCCGGTCATGACGACCGCTTCGTGCGGCGCTACGAGTATGACGACCACTCGCTGCTCGCGGTCGACCTCCCGGTCGACGACGAGCAGGTCGATGTGGATGTCGTCGGCTCGACAGCGATTCTCGTCATCGATCACGGCGACCGTCTCACCGAGACGGAGTTTGAACTGCCCGGCACGGACCCAAACGTTGAGTTGAACAACGGCGTACTCGAAATCACGGTGAACAAATGA
- a CDS encoding HAD family hydrolase codes for MDYTEYEAVVYDLDGTLVHLAVDWATVANDVIAVYEEAGVDARAADLWELLGRAADHGISEEVKATISRHEHGGARDSHRLPLADDVAEQSVPVGVCSLNCERACRIALDTHELSAGVSAVIGRDSVDTHKPDPKPLLATLSELGVESGEAVFIGDSDRDRITADRAGVDFLFVD; via the coding sequence ATGGATTACACTGAGTACGAGGCAGTGGTCTACGATCTCGACGGGACACTAGTCCATCTCGCCGTCGACTGGGCGACTGTCGCCAACGATGTGATCGCGGTCTACGAGGAGGCAGGCGTCGACGCCCGCGCCGCTGATCTCTGGGAGCTGCTGGGACGGGCCGCCGACCACGGAATCAGCGAGGAAGTCAAAGCCACGATCAGCCGCCACGAACACGGTGGTGCGCGGGACTCTCACCGCCTTCCTCTGGCCGACGACGTCGCCGAGCAGTCGGTGCCGGTCGGCGTCTGCTCGCTCAACTGCGAACGGGCCTGCCGGATCGCGCTCGATACACACGAGCTGTCGGCGGGTGTCTCGGCAGTCATCGGTCGGGATTCGGTCGACACCCACAAACCCGACCCCAAGCCGCTGCTGGCGACGCTCTCGGAGTTGGGTGTCGAGTCGGGTGAGGCCGTCTTTATCGGAGACTCCGACCGTGACAGGATAACTGCCGACCGAGCGGGCGTCGACTTTCTGTTTGTCGACTGA
- the panB gene encoding 3-methyl-2-oxobutanoate hydroxymethyltransferase, which yields MTTTRGLRERDRPITMLTAYDALTARIVEAAGIDVILVGDSMGTEVLGYDDTLAVTREEMQNRTAAVVRGTEDALVVADMPFLSVGVDDSETIRNAGRMLKEAGADAVKLESGPHTVEITDRLTQLGIPVMAHLGLTPQHVNQLGGYSRQGTTTEAAEEILSLARAHEEAGAFALVLEHVPANVAGQVTEALNIPTIGIGGGPDCDGQVLVLTDVMGLSEDQPPFAEQFGDVEAAMTDAVDAYRSAVENGEFPSAEHSHVEESVDDLTE from the coding sequence ATGACCACGACCCGTGGGCTCCGCGAGCGAGACCGGCCCATCACGATGCTGACGGCCTACGACGCGCTGACTGCCCGGATCGTTGAGGCCGCCGGAATCGACGTTATCCTCGTCGGCGACAGCATGGGCACCGAAGTGTTGGGGTACGACGACACGCTCGCGGTAACCCGTGAGGAGATGCAAAACCGAACCGCGGCAGTCGTCCGCGGCACCGAAGACGCACTCGTTGTCGCCGATATGCCATTTCTTTCAGTCGGCGTCGACGACAGCGAGACGATTCGGAACGCGGGCCGCATGCTCAAGGAGGCCGGCGCCGACGCCGTCAAACTCGAAAGCGGCCCCCACACGGTCGAGATCACTGATCGACTCACCCAACTCGGGATCCCCGTTATGGCCCATCTGGGCCTGACGCCCCAGCACGTCAACCAACTCGGCGGCTACAGTCGACAGGGAACGACGACCGAGGCCGCCGAAGAGATCCTGTCTCTCGCACGCGCACACGAGGAGGCCGGAGCCTTTGCACTCGTGCTCGAACACGTTCCGGCGAACGTCGCCGGGCAGGTGACCGAGGCACTGAATATCCCGACGATTGGGATCGGGGGCGGTCCCGACTGCGACGGGCAGGTACTCGTACTCACTGATGTGATGGGGCTCAGCGAGGACCAGCCACCGTTCGCCGAGCAGTTCGGTGATGTCGAGGCCGCGATGACCGACGCCGTCGACGCCTATCGGTCAGCGGTTGAAAACGGAGAGTTCCCGTCAGCCGAACACAGCCACGTCGAAGAGAGCGTCGACGACCTCACCGAGTGA
- a CDS encoding alpha/beta fold hydrolase: MESVSHHGRSTAYKYSDRSGQSGPGCCYIHGSGGSHEAWKSQFRLASRTPVAAVDLSGHGESDDIDADAGYETLSAYTDDVAAVVEATDCSVLVGHSLGGAVAIWAALERDLDLDGLVLAGTGPRLPVLSDLLDWLKTDFDRAVEFLHGSDRLFHDPDPELLAASTRRLRETGQPVTGRDFRTSNLFNVLGRLDEIDLPAAALVGEYDQLTPLRYHQYFAAEMPNCSVLQIEDAAHLSMLEQPQAFNAALSMFLDRLTR, from the coding sequence ATGGAATCCGTGAGCCACCACGGCCGGTCGACAGCTTACAAATACAGCGACCGGAGCGGTCAGTCCGGCCCGGGCTGCTGTTATATTCACGGTAGTGGTGGCTCACACGAAGCATGGAAAAGCCAGTTCAGACTGGCCAGCCGAACCCCGGTGGCGGCGGTCGACCTCAGCGGCCACGGTGAAAGCGACGATATCGACGCCGATGCGGGCTACGAAACACTGTCGGCCTACACCGATGACGTGGCAGCCGTCGTCGAGGCCACCGACTGCTCGGTGCTGGTCGGCCACTCCCTTGGCGGCGCAGTCGCGATCTGGGCGGCGCTCGAACGTGATCTCGATCTCGATGGATTGGTGTTGGCCGGCACAGGACCGCGGCTCCCGGTGTTGTCGGATCTGCTCGACTGGCTGAAGACTGATTTCGACCGGGCCGTCGAGTTTCTTCATGGCTCCGACCGACTGTTTCACGATCCGGACCCCGAACTCTTGGCGGCATCCACACGTCGACTGAGAGAGACCGGCCAGCCGGTCACGGGCCGGGATTTCCGCACCAGTAACCTGTTCAACGTGTTGGGTCGACTCGACGAGATCGACCTCCCGGCGGCCGCACTCGTCGGCGAGTACGACCAGCTGACGCCGCTCCGATATCATCAGTATTTCGCCGCCGAGATGCCGAACTGCTCGGTACTCCAGATCGAGGACGCGGCCCATCTCTCGATGCTCGAACAGCCACAGGCGTTCAACGCGGCGCTCTCGATGTTCCTCGACCGCCTCACTCGGTGA